The DNA sequence TGCGGAGCTGGTTTGCCTGCTGCCCCAGCGTGCGGCGCATCTCCGGTGGGGCCGCCGCGACCGACTTGAGGAGCGCCTGCACGGCGCCCCGCTTGCGGCCCAGGTACTGATCGTGCAGCGCCTGCAGGTGGTCGGCCGTCTCGGTCAGCGCGAGGTCGGCGTGGAAGGAGGCCCGGATCTCGTCTGCGGTCGGAACGTCAGCCATCTGGATGCATCACCGCTTGAAGGTAGCGGGGGTTCATCACGGGCTGACCGGGACCGGGACTCCCTACGGCGCGGCGGCCACCGATGGGCGCGCCTCCCGAGCCTGCTCCGCGAGGTGCGCGAACGCATCCGGCTCGCGCACCGCGAGGTCGGCCAGCGCCTTCCGGTCGAGACCGATACCGGCTGCTTTCAATCCGTGCATGAACTGGCTGTAGCTAAGTCCGTGCTGCCGTGACGCCGCGCCGATGCGGGTGATCCAGAGCCGCCGGAAGTCCCGCTTTCGCAGCTTGCGGCCGACGAACGCGTAGTTCAGCGAGGTGTCGACCGCTTCCTTCGCGGCGCGGTACAGCTTGCTCTTGGTCTGAAAGAAACCCTTGGCGCGGGCGAGCAGCTTCTTTCGCTTGCGCCGCCGGATGGGTCCGCGTTTCACTCGAGGCATGATGCTGGCGTCCTTCCTCTGCTTGCCTGTGCCGGCGGGCCGCTACTTGTAGGGGATCATCCGCGCGACTCTTGGAGTGTCAGCGTCGGAGACCGTCGTCGTACCGCGCAGCTTCCGTTTCTGTTTCGTTGTCTTCGTAGTCAGGATGTGCCGCGCGTACGCCTTCTTCCGTGTCACCTTGCCGGTGCCGGTCCGGTTGAAGCGCTTCGCCGCGCCGCGATGAGTCTTCAGCTTCGGCATCTGTCGTCTCCATGTCGTTTCCTGCCACGGGCTGGCGACGCGCGTGGCGATGCGCGCGCCCGAAAGGGCGCGCTACCGCCGCTTCTTCGTCACGGCCCGGCTCGACAGGATCGTGTGCATCTGGTTCCCTTCCATGCGCGGCGCGGTCTCCTGCACCGCCACCTCCTGCAACTCGTCGACCAGCCGGTCAAGGATGTGACGCCCGAACTCGGGGTGCGCCATCTCGCGCCCGCGGAAGAAGATTGTCGCCTTCACCTTGTCGCCGTGGGCGAGGAAGCGCTCCACATGCTTCTTCTTGAACTGATAGTCGTGTTCGTCCACCTTCGGGCGGAACTTGATCTCCTTGACTTCGATTGTCTTCTGATGCTTGCGCGCCAGCCGCGACCGCTTCTGTTCCTCGTACTGATACCGCCCGAAGTCCATGATGCGGCAGACGGGCGGGCGCGCGGTGGGGGAAATCTCGACCAGGTCGAGCCCCTTCTCGCGCGCGATGACGAGCGCCTCAGCCGGCGCCATCAGACCGAGTTGTTCACCCTCATCGTTGATGACGCGAACCTCACGAACCCGAATCCGTTCGTTGACCCGTGTACGCGGCTGACGAAAGTCGCGGCGTGGCCCTCTGGGGCCCCGTCCTGGAGGAATCTCTGCTGCTCCCTTCGTTTCGTTCGTCCGCGGCTCGCCGCGAACGGACAGTTTACTCTTTCTGGCCTTGCTCTGGATCCGGCGACCGCTTCGCCCGCACTTCGGCGCGGAGTGCGCGCACGAGGTCGTCCACGTCGCGCGGGCCCTGATCCCCGGCCGTACGGCTCCTGACCGCCACCGTTCCGTGCTCGGTCTCCCGGTCGCCGACGACGAGCATGTAGGGAATCTTCTGGAGTTGCGCCTCGCGGATCTTCAGCCCGATCTTCTCCTGCCGGCCGTCCAGCTCCACCCGGAATCCCTCCGCCGCGAGACGGTCGCGCACCGTTTCCGCGTGCGGGATGTGCCGGTCCGCGATCGTCAGGACGCGGGTCTGGACCGGCGCCAGCCAGAGCGGAAACGCGCCGGCGTACTGCTCGATCAGGAGGGCGACGAACCGCTCGAAGCTGCCGAAGATCGCACGATGGATCAGCACCGGGGTATGCTCGGCGTTGTCCGCGCCGACGTACTTGAGGCCGAAGCGCTGCGGCATCTGGTAGTCGAGTTGAATCGTCGCGCATTGCCACCGGCGGCCGAGCGCGTCGGTCACGTGCAGGTCGATCTTCGGGCCGTAGAAGCTGCCGTCCCCCTCGGAGATGGTGAACGGCGTCCCCGTCGTTTCGATCGCCGCCTTCAATTGCGCTTCGGCATGGTCCCAGGTTTCCGCCGTTCCCAGGTAGTCGTCGGGCCGCGTCGACAACTCCACCTCGTAGTCGAGGCCGAAATCGGAGTAGACCCGATCGACGAGGCGTAACAGCCGTTCGACCTCGTCGCCGATCTGATCCTCGGTGATGAAACAGTGGGCGTCGTCCTGCGCAAACTGCCGGACGCGGGTCAGGCCGCTCAGCACGCCGGACGCCTCGTTCCGATGCAGCACGCCCTGGTCGTGGAACCGTAGCGGCAGATCGCGATAGCTCCGCCCCTCGCTCGCGAACATCAGCATGTGGCCGGGGCAGTTCATCGCCTTCAGGCCGAACGGTTCGCCGTCCGATTCGACCAGGAACATGTTCTCCCGGTAATGCTCCCAGTGGCCGGAGGTCTCCCAGAGCGCCTTGTTGAAGACGAGTGGCGTCCGCACTTCCTGGTAACCCTCTCCGGAGAGCGCGTCGCGCATGTAGTCGGAGAGCAACTGGTAGAGCGTTGCCCCCTTCGCGTGCCAGAACGGCGCGCCGGGCGCCCAGGGATGGAAGGTGAAGAGTCCCAGCTCCTTGCCCAGCTTGCGGTGGTCGCGCTTCTTCGCCTCCTCGATCCGGTGGAGGTGGTCGGAGAGTTCCGACGCCTTGAAGAACGCGGTGCCGTAGATCCGCTGCATCGGCTGATTGCGCGCGTCACCCTTCCAGTAGGCGTTCGAACTCGACAGCACCTTGAACGCCTTGAGGCGGCCGGTCGAGGGAACGTGCGGGCCGGTGCAGAAATCGATGAAGGCGTGCTCGATGGTGTAGCAGGAAACGCGCGGGCCTCCCTTTTCCTCGATCAGCTGCACCTTCAGGGGCTCGCCCCGGCCGTCGAAGTACGCCTTGGCTTCCTCCTTCGACATCATCTTCCGCTCGTAGCGGAGATCCTGCCGGGCGATCTCGGTCATCTTCCGCTCTATCGCTTCGAGATCCTCGGGAACGAACGGGCGGTTGACGACGAAGTCGTAGAAGAAGCCGTCATCGATTGCTGGGCCGATGCCACACTGCGCCTCCGGGAAGAGGGCGGTCACCGCCGCCGCCATCAGGTGCGCCGTGCTGTGGCGGTACAGAGCGAGGGCTTCCGGCGTCCCTGGCGTCACGAAACGGACCGAAGCGTCCGTCTCCAGCGGGAAGGTGAGATCCACCATACGGTCGTCGACCAACGCGGCAAGCGCGTGCTTGGCCAGACGCGGCGACAGCCCCTTCGCCAGATCGACGACGGGGGCGCCTGCCGGCACGGCCCGGGTGGAGCCGTCGGGCAGCGTGACGGTTACCTGACTCATGCGGTGTGCAGTGGAGCGGACGGGCTCAGGCCGTACACGGCGCAACGGGCGGAGGGGCTAGCGGGAGCATGGAACATGGTAGGCACGGGCGGACTTGAACCGCCGACCTCCTGCATGTCAAGCAGGCGCTCTAACCAACTGAGCTACGCGCCTAGACTTCAGAATCGACAAACCGGTGCATGATCGCGCATACGCGCCATCGCGTCAAACGCGTTTGCTATGCGCCGGCGGAGCCGGTGACTTCCTCGACGGCCCGGTCGAGAACGACGTCCTCGTCCGGCAGGGGCTCTCCAAGCTCTGGCGGCGTGACCTGAACCGGCACGTCCGGTTGGAGGCCGAAGGGGTGGATGGCGTCGCCGGACGGGCGCACGTAGCGCGCCCAGGAGATCCACAGGCCCGCGCCGTCCGGCAGC is a window from the Acidobacteriota bacterium genome containing:
- the rplT gene encoding 50S ribosomal protein L20, producing the protein MPRVKRGPIRRRKRKKLLARAKGFFQTKSKLYRAAKEAVDTSLNYAFVGRKLRKRDFRRLWITRIGAASRQHGLSYSQFMHGLKAAGIGLDRKALADLAVREPDAFAHLAEQAREARPSVAAAP
- the rpmI gene encoding 50S ribosomal protein L35 produces the protein MPKLKTHRGAAKRFNRTGTGKVTRKKAYARHILTTKTTKQKRKLRGTTTVSDADTPRVARMIPYK
- a CDS encoding translation initiation factor IF-3 produces the protein MPPGRGPRGPRRDFRQPRTRVNERIRVREVRVINDEGEQLGLMAPAEALVIAREKGLDLVEISPTARPPVCRIMDFGRYQYEEQKRSRLARKHQKTIEVKEIKFRPKVDEHDYQFKKKHVERFLAHGDKVKATIFFRGREMAHPEFGRHILDRLVDELQEVAVQETAPRMEGNQMHTILSSRAVTKKRR
- the thrS gene encoding threonine--tRNA ligase, yielding MSQVTVTLPDGSTRAVPAGAPVVDLAKGLSPRLAKHALAALVDDRMVDLTFPLETDASVRFVTPGTPEALALYRHSTAHLMAAAVTALFPEAQCGIGPAIDDGFFYDFVVNRPFVPEDLEAIERKMTEIARQDLRYERKMMSKEEAKAYFDGRGEPLKVQLIEEKGGPRVSCYTIEHAFIDFCTGPHVPSTGRLKAFKVLSSSNAYWKGDARNQPMQRIYGTAFFKASELSDHLHRIEEAKKRDHRKLGKELGLFTFHPWAPGAPFWHAKGATLYQLLSDYMRDALSGEGYQEVRTPLVFNKALWETSGHWEHYRENMFLVESDGEPFGLKAMNCPGHMLMFASEGRSYRDLPLRFHDQGVLHRNEASGVLSGLTRVRQFAQDDAHCFITEDQIGDEVERLLRLVDRVYSDFGLDYEVELSTRPDDYLGTAETWDHAEAQLKAAIETTGTPFTISEGDGSFYGPKIDLHVTDALGRRWQCATIQLDYQMPQRFGLKYVGADNAEHTPVLIHRAIFGSFERFVALLIEQYAGAFPLWLAPVQTRVLTIADRHIPHAETVRDRLAAEGFRVELDGRQEKIGLKIREAQLQKIPYMLVVGDRETEHGTVAVRSRTAGDQGPRDVDDLVRALRAEVRAKRSPDPEQGQKE